A section of the Candidatus Deferrimicrobiaceae bacterium genome encodes:
- a CDS encoding arginine decarboxylase, pyruvoyl-dependent translates to MFVPSKVFFTKGVGRHREQLTSFELALRDAGIEKYNLVQVSSILPPKCRIINKEGGLKSLTPGEIVFVVMSRCQSDEPRRLIAASVGCALPSDRSVYGYLSEHHAFGQSEKVAGDYAEDLAAAMLASTLGIEFDEEKSWDEKKEVWKISGKIYRSFNITQSAIVKDEYATVIAAAVFVI, encoded by the coding sequence ATGTTCGTGCCATCGAAGGTGTTTTTCACCAAGGGAGTCGGACGGCACAGGGAACAGCTGACGTCGTTCGAGCTTGCCCTCCGCGACGCGGGTATCGAGAAGTACAACCTCGTCCAGGTGTCCAGCATCCTTCCCCCCAAGTGCAGGATCATCAACAAGGAAGGGGGCCTGAAATCCCTGACGCCGGGCGAGATCGTCTTCGTGGTCATGAGCCGGTGCCAGAGCGACGAACCCCGGAGGCTCATCGCGGCTTCCGTGGGGTGCGCGCTCCCGTCCGACCGTTCCGTATACGGCTACCTGAGCGAGCATCACGCGTTCGGGCAGTCGGAAAAGGTGGCGGGCGACTACGCCGAGGATCTGGCGGCCGCCATGCTCGCCTCCACCCTCGGCATCGAGTTCGACGAGGAGAAAAGCTGGGACGAGAAGAAGGAGGTCTGGAAGATCAGCGGGAAGATCTACCGGTCGTTCAACATCACCCAGTCGGCAATCGTCAAGGACGAGTACGCCACGGTCATCGCCGCGGCGGTTTTCGTGATCTGA
- a CDS encoding DUF2062 domain-containing protein, whose translation MLGWAKIRERIHEAISADADERSLAAGFAVGVFFSFTPLLSLHMVLALIVAVVFRFNKVTTIAGAWVNNPYTMPFVFYGCFRFGEWILGVRIPPPSFESYTLQSLLMAAVPYAAPLFLGTTVVGLAAAALGYVVVYRIAVRVKSARRKGMH comes from the coding sequence TTGCTCGGATGGGCGAAGATTCGGGAGAGGATCCACGAGGCGATTTCCGCGGATGCCGACGAGAGAAGCCTTGCGGCGGGGTTCGCGGTGGGCGTCTTCTTCAGCTTCACCCCGCTCCTGTCCCTCCACATGGTCCTTGCGCTGATCGTGGCGGTCGTCTTCCGCTTCAACAAGGTGACCACCATCGCGGGAGCCTGGGTGAACAATCCCTACACGATGCCCTTCGTCTTCTACGGCTGTTTCCGCTTCGGCGAGTGGATCCTGGGGGTGCGGATCCCCCCGCCGTCGTTCGAAAGCTACACGCTCCAAAGCCTCCTGATGGCGGCCGTGCCCTATGCCGCCCCCCTGTTTCTGGGAACGACGGTCGTGGGGCTCGCCGCCGCCGCGCTGGGCTATGTGGTTGTCTACCGCATCGCGGTCAGGGTAAAATCTGCGCGTCGGAAAGGGATGCATTGA
- the secD gene encoding protein translocase subunit SecD, with product SIWGRTLLIAVLTAASIVLVLPSLTDNLPAAWREKSPKIHLGLDLQGGVFLRLSVEIDKAIENTTMRYADDARAILREKGIPVLAMAKDGIDGFSLTLPPGDFADRAMKVLQESVGTIDYTLGSVTSSGSVVKARMTPGEVKAIRANSVTQGVETIRNRIDQFGVREPQIVAEGEDRIVVQLPGVKDQQRAIDLVGKTALLEFKLVDEGASVEEALKGNLPEEDQLLYMKNVDSQTGRLSRTPILVRKRAVLTGDTIKTARVNFQSQAGGAYVSLSFDNRGAQIFDRVTAENVKRRLAIVLDDTVYSAPVIQERISGGEAQITGSFTPEEASDLAIVLRAGSLPAPVRIIQNVSVGPSLGRDSIQKGIRAGVIGAFLVIGFMLVYYRFAGLVADLALVFNILFLLAGMALLEATLTLPGIAGIILAIGMAVDSNVLIFERIREELRSKKTVRASIDAGYDKAFWTVVDSHVTTLITAMILFQFGTGPIKGFAVTLSMGVAINLFTALVCTKVVFDYLNAKRPMQALSI from the coding sequence CCTGGGGCTCGACCTCCAGGGAGGGGTCTTCCTGCGCCTTTCCGTCGAGATCGACAAGGCGATCGAGAACACCACCATGCGCTACGCCGACGACGCCCGCGCGATCCTGCGGGAGAAGGGGATTCCCGTGCTCGCCATGGCGAAGGACGGGATCGACGGCTTCTCGCTCACCCTTCCTCCCGGGGATTTCGCGGACCGCGCCATGAAGGTGCTGCAGGAGTCGGTGGGCACGATCGACTACACGCTGGGGTCGGTGACCTCGTCGGGGTCGGTCGTCAAGGCGAGAATGACGCCCGGCGAGGTCAAGGCGATCCGCGCGAACTCCGTGACCCAGGGGGTGGAGACCATCCGGAACCGGATCGACCAGTTCGGGGTGCGCGAGCCGCAGATCGTCGCGGAGGGGGAGGACCGCATCGTCGTCCAGCTCCCCGGAGTCAAGGACCAGCAGCGCGCCATCGATCTGGTCGGCAAGACCGCCCTCCTCGAGTTCAAGCTCGTGGACGAGGGGGCGAGCGTGGAGGAGGCGCTCAAGGGGAACCTCCCCGAGGAAGACCAGCTCCTCTACATGAAGAACGTCGACTCCCAGACCGGCCGCCTCTCCAGGACCCCGATCCTCGTCCGGAAGCGGGCGGTCCTCACGGGGGACACCATCAAGACCGCCCGGGTCAACTTCCAGTCCCAGGCGGGGGGGGCCTACGTCTCCCTCTCCTTCGACAACCGGGGCGCCCAGATCTTCGACCGGGTGACCGCCGAGAACGTCAAGCGCCGTCTGGCGATCGTGCTGGACGACACCGTCTACTCGGCGCCCGTGATCCAGGAGCGGATCTCGGGCGGGGAGGCGCAGATCACCGGCTCCTTCACCCCGGAGGAGGCCTCCGACCTCGCCATCGTCCTGCGGGCCGGATCGCTTCCCGCGCCGGTGAGGATCATCCAGAACGTGTCCGTGGGACCCTCCCTCGGGCGCGACTCCATCCAGAAGGGGATCCGGGCGGGCGTCATCGGGGCGTTCCTCGTCATCGGGTTCATGCTGGTCTACTACCGGTTCGCGGGTCTTGTGGCGGACCTCGCCCTGGTCTTCAACATCCTGTTCCTCCTCGCCGGGATGGCCCTGCTGGAGGCGACGCTCACGCTCCCCGGGATCGCGGGGATCATCCTCGCCATCGGGATGGCGGTCGATTCCAACGTCCTCATCTTCGAACGGATCCGGGAGGAGCTTCGGTCGAAAAAGACGGTCCGGGCCTCGATCGACGCGGGCTACGACAAGGCCTTCTGGACCGTCGTGGACTCCCATGTGACCACGTTGATCACGGCGATGATCCTGTTTCAGTTCGGGACCGGCCCGATCAAGGGGTTCGCCGTGACGCTCTCGATGGGTGTGGCCATCAACCTCTTCACGGCGCTCGTCTGCACCAAGGTCGTGTTCGACTACCTCAACGCAAAGCGGCCGATGCAGGCCTTGAGCATCTGA
- the rimP gene encoding ribosome maturation factor RimP: protein MKIDTERIVAAAEAVAQDEMVELVDVEVSPEGPRQVIRVFIDREGGARLGDCQSFSRKLGAILDVEDPVGGPYTLEVSTPGVNRRLKQPKHFAACRGRRVRVSLSAPLEGSRNFRGILLGSDEEGIDLDRDGRTFRLPYRLMRKANLDVTQEELFGKGTRRR from the coding sequence GTGAAAATCGACACGGAAAGAATCGTTGCTGCCGCCGAGGCCGTGGCGCAGGACGAGATGGTCGAACTCGTCGACGTTGAGGTCTCGCCGGAGGGTCCCCGCCAGGTGATCCGCGTCTTCATCGACCGGGAAGGCGGGGCGCGGCTGGGCGATTGCCAGTCGTTCAGCCGGAAGCTCGGGGCGATCCTCGATGTCGAGGACCCGGTCGGGGGCCCCTACACCCTCGAGGTTTCCACTCCGGGGGTGAACCGCAGACTCAAGCAGCCGAAGCACTTCGCGGCATGCCGGGGGAGGCGGGTGCGGGTCTCCCTGTCGGCTCCCCTCGAGGGGAGCCGGAACTTCCGGGGGATCCTGCTCGGAAGCGACGAGGAGGGAATCGATCTGGACCGGGACGGCAGGACGTTTCGTCTGCCGTACCGGCTGATGCGCAAGGCGAACCTGGACGTCACCCAGGAAGAACTATTCGGGAAGGGAACGAGAAGACGATGA
- a CDS encoding beta-ketoacyl-ACP synthase III produces MRGARILGTGRALPPRVVTNAELTTRMDTTEEWIVQRTGIRERRFVDPGTGTSDLGVQASRVAIERAGLTPKDIQFLVFATLSPDMFFPGCGVLVQEKMGMDTIGALDVRTQCTGFLYGLSVAEAYVKAGFYDYVLVVGAEVQSTGLDLSTAGRDMSVLFGDGGGAVVVGPSEPGKGILSSHLHSEGKYARELMVEAPASIEHPRISKEMIDAGKHHGTMNGRYVFTHAVRRFPEVIREALDANGVALLDVSIVIPHQANLRITQAVAKALELSPEKVFSNIEKYGNTTAASVPIAIDECVEEGRIRDGDIVCLAAFGSGFTWASTLIRW; encoded by the coding sequence ATGAGGGGAGCGAGAATTCTCGGGACAGGACGGGCGTTGCCGCCCCGGGTGGTCACCAACGCGGAACTGACCACCCGGATGGATACGACGGAAGAATGGATCGTGCAGCGCACGGGAATCCGGGAGCGCCGGTTCGTCGACCCGGGGACGGGCACCTCCGACTTGGGCGTGCAGGCTTCCCGCGTGGCCATCGAGCGCGCGGGGCTCACCCCCAAGGACATCCAGTTCCTCGTCTTCGCCACCCTCTCGCCCGACATGTTCTTCCCGGGCTGCGGCGTTCTCGTACAGGAGAAGATGGGGATGGACACGATCGGGGCGCTCGACGTCCGGACCCAGTGCACCGGCTTTCTCTACGGGCTGTCCGTGGCCGAGGCGTACGTCAAGGCAGGCTTCTACGATTACGTCCTGGTCGTCGGGGCGGAGGTGCAGAGCACCGGCCTGGATTTGAGCACGGCGGGGCGGGACATGTCCGTCCTCTTCGGGGACGGAGGAGGAGCGGTGGTCGTCGGCCCCTCGGAACCCGGGAAGGGGATCCTCTCCTCCCACCTCCACTCGGAGGGGAAGTATGCGCGCGAGCTCATGGTGGAGGCTCCGGCGTCCATCGAACACCCGCGGATCAGCAAGGAGATGATCGATGCCGGGAAGCATCATGGAACCATGAACGGCCGCTACGTGTTCACCCATGCCGTGCGGCGTTTCCCCGAGGTGATCCGCGAGGCGCTCGACGCGAACGGGGTCGCCCTCTTGGACGTTTCGATCGTCATTCCGCACCAGGCCAACCTGCGGATCACCCAGGCCGTGGCGAAAGCCCTCGAGCTATCCCCGGAGAAGGTGTTCTCCAACATCGAGAAATACGGAAATACCACCGCCGCCTCCGTGCCGATCGCCATCGACGAGTGCGTCGAGGAGGGAAGGATCCGGGATGGCGATATCGTCTGCCTTGCGGCGTTCGGGTCGGGGTTCACGTGGGCCTCGACTCTGATCCGCTGGTAA
- a CDS encoding dihydroorotate dehydrogenase, which yields MVTPDLSVSLGGLRVKNPVLSASGTFGYGIEFAPFYDISRLGAVVMKGLSLAPTPGNPPGRIVETAAGMLNAIGLQNIGVERFIGDVVPRLEDAGATFVANIYGKTVEEYEAVARRLSEVLSLGAIEVNASCPNVREGGMAFGATPEGIARLTGRVRLCTAKPLWVKLSPNVTDIAGIAKAAEGSGADAVSLINTIVGMAVDHRTRRPELSNVTGGLSGPAIKPVALRMVWEAAKAVRIPVIGIGGIQSGADALEFFLVGASAVQVGTANFRNPRACIDILEGIEAFFREERIARLEEYRGGLKEEKTP from the coding sequence ATGGTGACCCCCGATCTCTCGGTGTCCCTCGGAGGGCTGCGCGTGAAGAACCCCGTCCTGAGCGCGTCGGGGACGTTCGGCTACGGGATCGAGTTCGCGCCGTTCTACGACATCTCCCGGCTGGGGGCGGTCGTCATGAAGGGGCTGTCCCTCGCCCCCACCCCGGGGAACCCGCCCGGGCGCATCGTGGAGACCGCGGCGGGGATGCTCAATGCGATCGGCCTGCAGAACATCGGGGTGGAGCGGTTCATCGGCGACGTGGTGCCGCGCCTGGAGGACGCCGGCGCGACGTTCGTCGCGAACATCTACGGCAAGACCGTGGAGGAGTACGAGGCGGTCGCCCGCCGCCTGTCGGAAGTCCTCTCCCTCGGCGCGATCGAGGTGAACGCCTCCTGTCCCAACGTCCGGGAAGGGGGGATGGCGTTCGGGGCGACCCCGGAAGGGATCGCCAGGCTCACCGGACGGGTGCGCCTCTGCACCGCCAAGCCCCTCTGGGTGAAGCTGAGCCCGAACGTGACGGACATCGCGGGGATCGCGAAGGCCGCCGAGGGGAGCGGGGCGGACGCGGTGTCCCTGATCAACACGATCGTCGGCATGGCGGTCGACCACAGGACCCGGCGTCCGGAGCTGTCGAACGTCACGGGGGGGCTTTCCGGCCCCGCGATCAAGCCGGTTGCCCTGCGCATGGTCTGGGAGGCGGCAAAGGCCGTCCGGATTCCGGTGATCGGGATCGGCGGAATCCAGAGCGGGGCGGACGCGCTGGAGTTTTTTCTGGTGGGGGCGTCGGCGGTGCAGGTGGGGACCGCGAACTTCCGCAATCCCCGCGCGTGCATCGACATCCTCGAGGGGATCGAGGCGTTTTTCCGCGAGGAGCGGATCGCCCGCCTCGAGGAGTACCGGGGGGGGCTGAAGGAGGAAAAAACCCCTTGA
- a CDS encoding dihydroorotate dehydrogenase electron transfer subunit, protein MPFDRPRFIRGRILRNEGRGEIFYRIEAAIPEPVRFVPGQFAMVSGWPGNDPLLPRPLALFRAGGTRGKGKIEFVYKVVGRGTALLSGLHPGDPLSFTLPLGRGFDLGQEGRTYWLVGGGVGFSSVFPAAAVLGRRRAGFEMFLGARTRDHLPPKQWTPGGKEPGRIHLCTEDGTAGFRGRVTEAVLERLRGLSPESVSRISILACGPREMLQEIAAAAGERGVPAQVALENHMACGFGVCWGCVVEVREGEGTAYRRVCREGPVFDAREVVW, encoded by the coding sequence ATGCCGTTTGACCGTCCGCGGTTCATCCGGGGCAGGATCCTCCGGAACGAGGGACGCGGGGAGATCTTTTACCGCATCGAGGCGGCCATTCCCGAGCCCGTCCGCTTCGTTCCCGGGCAGTTCGCCATGGTCTCCGGGTGGCCGGGAAACGACCCGCTGCTCCCCCGCCCGCTTGCGCTGTTCCGTGCCGGGGGAACGCGCGGGAAGGGGAAGATCGAATTCGTCTACAAGGTCGTGGGCAGGGGAACCGCCCTGTTGTCCGGCCTTCACCCCGGCGATCCCCTGTCCTTCACGCTCCCTCTCGGCCGCGGGTTCGACCTCGGCCAGGAAGGCAGGACATACTGGCTGGTGGGAGGCGGCGTCGGGTTCTCCTCGGTGTTCCCGGCGGCGGCCGTTCTCGGAAGGCGCAGGGCCGGTTTCGAGATGTTTCTCGGCGCGCGGACCCGGGATCATCTCCCGCCGAAGCAGTGGACGCCGGGCGGCAAGGAGCCGGGGAGGATCCACCTGTGCACCGAGGACGGAACCGCCGGGTTCCGTGGCCGTGTCACCGAGGCGGTGCTGGAACGGTTGCGGGGACTCTCCCCGGAATCGGTCTCGCGGATATCGATCCTCGCCTGCGGACCGAGGGAGATGCTCCAGGAGATCGCCGCGGCGGCGGGCGAACGAGGCGTCCCGGCGCAGGTGGCGCTGGAGAACCACATGGCGTGCGGCTTCGGGGTCTGCTGGGGGTGTGTCGTGGAGGTGCGGGAAGGCGAAGGGACGGCCTACCGCAGGGTCTGCCGCGAGGGGCCGGTGTTCGACGCGCGGGAGGTCGTATGGTGA
- the rimI gene encoding ribosomal protein S18-alanine N-acetyltransferase, with product MRDLAPGDLDGVMAIEKVSFPSPWSRSLFEEEIGREFSDVIVAVEDPEETVAGYAICWTVGEDSHLLNIAVRPDARSRGIGRSLLRECIRRGAHAGGRRIYLEVRPGNEPALSLYRQEGFRFVGVRKGYYVDTREDAIVLLREIGEDDAV from the coding sequence ATCAGGGACCTGGCGCCCGGGGACCTCGATGGCGTGATGGCCATCGAAAAGGTGTCCTTTCCTTCCCCGTGGTCCCGCTCTCTTTTCGAGGAGGAGATCGGGCGGGAATTCTCCGACGTCATCGTGGCTGTCGAGGATCCGGAGGAAACGGTGGCCGGCTATGCGATCTGCTGGACCGTCGGGGAGGATTCCCACCTGCTGAACATCGCGGTGCGGCCGGACGCGCGCAGCCGGGGGATCGGCCGCTCCCTTCTCCGGGAGTGCATTCGACGGGGTGCGCATGCCGGAGGACGCAGGATCTACCTCGAGGTTCGGCCGGGCAATGAGCCGGCGCTTTCCCTGTATCGGCAAGAGGGATTTCGGTTCGTAGGCGTGCGGAAAGGGTACTACGTGGACACCCGGGAGGATGCGATCGTGCTCCTGCGGGAGATCGGGGAAGACGATGCCGTTTGA
- the recJ gene encoding single-stranded-DNA-specific exonuclease RecJ, whose protein sequence is MTGESGRGWLLRAPDESLVRDVRERTGLSETASRILVNRGIVSPGEADRFLDGTIRDLSSPFPMKDLEKASRRLVDAARRKEPILVYADYDADGATGAACLYLFLSEVFPGTDVTIHQNHRIADGYGLKRNHLEAAAAAGVKVVVTVDCGITDGEAIRYATEAGMDVIVTDHHVPGDLLPPALAILNPKQKGCPYPEKEIAGVGVVFLLLCGMRRLLREESAFPGGDEPGLRKYLDLVALGTVADMVPLRGDNRLFVKAGLEQIRQSPRPGIRALLSVSGIAQENVDEIDLGFRIGPRLNAAGRVGDSKRSSGLLVTDSVDRALRIAAELHADNVRRQREEERTLREATAALESGPPLSSLSAIVLADPGWHLGILGIVASKIAERHHRPAVLLRIEGGEATGSLRSANGFPLIDALSGMSHLLTRYGGHMQAAGISLPAGNLPAFREGLNRAAGEFFSGRDRVPRLEIDARVRFGEISRSLMEELDRMRPFGMGNEEPVLLASNVRVERVSLFGGEGRHLKADLSGDARRFEAVAFFRSELPSGPGGSLDILFTPQWNYFRGDRSIRLRLIDARPSGPSGISATPGP, encoded by the coding sequence TTGACGGGGGAATCCGGACGAGGATGGCTGCTCCGCGCCCCGGATGAATCGCTCGTCCGGGATGTCCGGGAAAGGACCGGCCTTTCCGAAACGGCTTCCCGGATCCTGGTGAACCGCGGGATCGTTTCCCCCGGGGAGGCGGACCGGTTTCTCGACGGCACGATCCGGGACCTCTCCTCTCCCTTCCCCATGAAGGACCTCGAGAAGGCTTCCCGCCGCCTTGTGGACGCCGCGCGGCGGAAGGAGCCGATCCTGGTGTACGCCGATTACGACGCGGACGGCGCAACGGGCGCGGCCTGCCTGTATCTCTTCCTCTCCGAGGTCTTTCCCGGGACGGACGTCACGATCCACCAGAACCACCGCATCGCGGACGGATACGGCCTGAAAAGGAACCACCTCGAGGCGGCCGCCGCGGCCGGGGTGAAGGTCGTCGTCACCGTGGATTGCGGGATTACCGACGGGGAGGCGATCCGGTACGCCACGGAAGCGGGGATGGACGTCATCGTGACGGACCACCACGTCCCCGGGGATCTCCTTCCTCCCGCGCTGGCGATCCTGAACCCGAAGCAGAAGGGGTGCCCGTACCCGGAGAAGGAGATCGCGGGAGTGGGCGTGGTCTTCCTCCTGTTGTGCGGGATGAGACGTCTGCTTCGGGAAGAAAGCGCGTTTCCCGGGGGGGACGAACCCGGCCTGCGGAAGTATCTCGACCTCGTGGCGCTCGGCACCGTCGCGGACATGGTCCCCTTGCGGGGCGACAACCGCCTGTTCGTGAAGGCCGGTCTCGAACAGATCCGGCAGAGCCCGAGACCCGGGATACGCGCCCTCCTGTCCGTTTCCGGGATCGCGCAGGAGAACGTGGACGAGATCGACCTGGGATTCCGGATCGGGCCTCGCCTCAACGCGGCGGGGCGGGTAGGCGACTCCAAGCGGAGTTCGGGTCTGCTCGTGACGGACAGTGTCGACCGGGCTTTGCGCATCGCCGCCGAGCTCCACGCGGACAACGTCCGGAGGCAGCGCGAGGAGGAGCGGACATTGCGGGAGGCGACGGCCGCGCTGGAATCGGGACCTCCCCTCTCCTCCCTCTCCGCGATCGTCCTTGCCGATCCCGGTTGGCATCTGGGCATCCTGGGGATCGTCGCGTCCAAGATTGCGGAACGGCATCACCGCCCCGCGGTCCTCCTCCGGATCGAAGGAGGCGAGGCGACGGGGTCCCTCCGCAGTGCGAACGGCTTCCCGCTGATCGACGCGCTCTCCGGGATGTCGCACCTTCTGACCCGGTACGGGGGCCACATGCAGGCGGCCGGCATCTCCCTGCCGGCCGGGAACCTTCCCGCCTTCCGGGAGGGGCTCAACCGCGCCGCCGGGGAGTTCTTCTCGGGGCGCGACCGGGTTCCCCGACTCGAAATCGACGCGAGGGTCCGTTTCGGGGAGATCTCCCGAAGCCTGATGGAGGAGCTGGACCGGATGCGTCCGTTCGGGATGGGGAACGAGGAACCGGTGCTGCTCGCCAGCAACGTGCGCGTGGAGAGGGTTTCCCTGTTCGGCGGGGAGGGGCGCCATCTGAAAGCCGACCTGTCCGGGGACGCCCGGCGCTTCGAGGCGGTGGCGTTTTTCCGGTCGGAGTTGCCCTCGGGACCGGGCGGCTCCCTGGACATCCTGTTCACCCCCCAGTGGAACTATTTCCGGGGGGACCGCTCGATCCGGCTGCGTCTGATCGATGCGCGCCCCTCCGGACCCTCCGGCATTTCCGCGACGCCGGGGCCGTGA
- the speB gene encoding agmatinase, with protein sequence MKAYSVSFGGIPDKYSSWKSSSFVVIPFPIDLTTTYVTGTRNGPKAIIEASGHMELFDEENKIEPYRAGIFVSPEIPLLTTGSLAILKELEKRMNAVIRAGKFPILLGGEHSGTCGAVIPLKRKYEDLTVLQFDAHADLRDTYLGTPWNHACVGRRIVDSGAKLVQVGVRSISEEEDRFLRKAENVKTFYASEVRDNLADVTRGVVSSLSGNVYISIDLDVFDPGIMPAVGTPEPGGLDWFEVIDILRDVMRSGCNIVGFDVMELSPLPGIVAPDFLAARLCYRMMGWILAMREEK encoded by the coding sequence TTGAAGGCGTATTCGGTAAGTTTCGGAGGGATTCCTGACAAGTACTCCTCGTGGAAGAGTTCGTCGTTCGTCGTGATCCCGTTCCCGATCGACCTGACCACGACCTACGTGACGGGGACGCGCAACGGCCCCAAGGCGATCATCGAGGCGTCGGGGCACATGGAACTGTTCGACGAGGAGAACAAGATCGAGCCCTACCGGGCGGGAATCTTCGTCTCCCCGGAGATCCCGCTGCTGACCACGGGATCCCTGGCCATCCTGAAGGAACTGGAGAAGAGGATGAACGCGGTGATCCGGGCCGGGAAGTTCCCCATCCTCCTGGGAGGGGAACACTCGGGAACGTGCGGGGCGGTCATCCCCCTGAAGAGAAAGTACGAGGATCTCACCGTTCTTCAGTTCGACGCGCACGCGGACCTGCGGGACACCTACCTCGGAACGCCGTGGAACCATGCCTGCGTGGGGCGCCGCATCGTGGACTCCGGCGCGAAGCTCGTGCAGGTCGGGGTGCGCAGCATCTCGGAGGAGGAGGACCGGTTCCTGCGCAAGGCGGAAAACGTCAAGACGTTCTACGCCTCGGAGGTGAGGGACAATCTCGCCGATGTGACGCGGGGGGTCGTGAGCAGCCTCTCCGGCAACGTCTACATATCGATCGACCTCGACGTGTTCGATCCGGGCATCATGCCCGCCGTGGGCACGCCGGAACCCGGCGGGCTGGACTGGTTCGAGGTGATCGACATCCTGCGGGACGTGATGCGTTCCGGCTGCAACATCGTGGGATTCGACGTCATGGAGCTTTCCCCTCTCCCCGGAATCGTCGCGCCCGATTTCCTCGCGGCGAGGCTGTGCTACCGGATGATGGGGTGGATTCTCGCCATGCGGGAAGAGAAGTAA
- the secF gene encoding protein translocase subunit SecF, with protein MLELIKNTNIDFMGLKKYAFAFSGLVVLFGLFAVFQIFTGRANLGIDLAGGTSLQVRFEQPVAIDQVRKALAAGGFPEASLQSVPDENIILIKVSARGKEEKMVGEKVVGLLRQGFPSNPQTVESVSEIGPAIGKKLRTDALFALIVSAAAIILYLAWRFEFKFGVAAALATFHDIIMLVGIFYLLGREMDLLFITALLTIGGYSLTDTVVVFDRIRENIRLRKKNTFSETINLSVNEVLSRTVITSLTTFVACVALLLFGGVVLKDFSLALAIGIIIGTYSSIFVASPIVAIWRGEKMIQVKR; from the coding sequence ATGCTGGAACTCATCAAGAACACCAACATCGATTTCATGGGGCTCAAGAAGTACGCGTTTGCCTTCTCCGGTCTGGTCGTGCTGTTCGGCCTGTTCGCCGTCTTTCAGATCTTCACCGGCCGGGCGAACCTGGGGATCGACCTCGCGGGAGGCACCTCCCTCCAGGTGCGGTTCGAGCAGCCGGTGGCGATCGACCAGGTCCGGAAGGCCCTCGCGGCCGGAGGGTTCCCCGAGGCGAGCCTCCAGTCGGTCCCCGACGAGAACATCATCCTCATCAAGGTGAGCGCGCGGGGGAAGGAGGAGAAGATGGTCGGGGAAAAGGTCGTCGGCCTTCTCCGGCAGGGCTTCCCCTCCAACCCGCAGACCGTGGAAAGCGTTTCGGAAATCGGTCCCGCCATCGGGAAGAAGCTGCGGACGGACGCGCTGTTCGCCCTGATCGTCTCCGCCGCGGCGATCATCCTCTACCTTGCCTGGCGTTTCGAATTCAAGTTCGGTGTGGCGGCTGCGCTGGCGACGTTCCACGACATCATCATGCTCGTGGGGATCTTCTACCTGCTCGGCCGGGAAATGGACCTCCTCTTCATCACCGCTCTCCTCACCATCGGGGGGTATTCGCTCACCGATACAGTCGTGGTCTTCGACCGGATCCGGGAGAACATCCGCCTTCGCAAGAAAAACACCTTTTCGGAGACGATCAACCTCAGCGTGAACGAAGTGCTGAGCCGCACCGTGATCACCTCCCTCACCACGTTCGTGGCATGTGTCGCGCTTCTCCTGTTCGGCGGCGTCGTCCTGAAGGACTTCTCCCTGGCCTTGGCGATCGGGATCATCATCGGGACCTACTCCTCCATCTTCGTGGCCAGTCCGATCGTTGCGATATGGCGGGGCGAAAAGATGATCCAGGTGAAAAGGTAA